A genomic window from Solanum dulcamara chromosome 11, daSolDulc1.2, whole genome shotgun sequence includes:
- the LOC129873307 gene encoding uncharacterized protein At1g66480-like — MEPKKNNQEKKEKRMGNNIGGIKKKTKVMKMNGEILKLNTPITTSDVVKDYPGHVLLEYEQVKKFGIRAKPLEPEQQLKPSKIYFLVELPMFPKEEITTSKVTRRVKSAVHMSAQDRLECLMLSRRSASDLSISKPSSNGAVVQMKMKLPRSVVQKLIEESRDETEVAEKIMDLCMPNSSYDC, encoded by the coding sequence AtggaaccaaaaaaaaataatcaagagaaaaaagaaaagagaatggGGAACAACATAGGAGGAATTAAGAAGAAGACAAAGGTGATGAAGATGAACGGCGAAATCTTGAAACTGAACACACCAATAACAACCTCAGACGTAGTTAAAGATTACCCAGGTCATGTTTTATTGGAATATGAACAAGTGAAGaaatttggtattagagctAAGCCATTAGAGCCAGAACAACAGCTGAAGCCGagcaaaatatattttcttgtaGAATTGCCTATGTTTCCTAAAGAGGAAATTACTACTAGTAAGGTTACAAGAAGGGTGAAATCTGCTGTTCATATGAGCGCACAGGACCGGCTGGAATGCCTTATGCTGAGCCGAAGATCGGCTTCGGATTTATCGATTTCGAAGCCGAGTAGTAATGGAGCTGTAGTTCAGATGAAGATGAAGCTGCCGAGAAGTGTAGTACAAAAGTTGATTGAAGAAAGCAGAGATGAAACAGAGGTGGCTGAGAAAATTATGGATCTTTGTATGCCCAATTCCAGTTATGActgttag
- the LOC129873306 gene encoding 7-deoxyloganetic acid glucosyltransferase-like yields MEHHNNTVEAKISPHVLLFPLPIQSPINSMLQLAELFCLAGLQVTFLNTNHNQQLLYRHTNVESRFRQYPKFQFRTISDGLPKDHPRSSLLFGELISSLQAVAEPFLREMLLGVTEPAVTCVIPDGLFYYAVDICNEVGVSVISFDTISPSCLWVYLCFPKLIQAGDIPFKGNELDMLIENVPGMEGLLRRRDFPFYRLTNCATDLYCQLALKEIQSIPRSHGLILNTFEDLDGPLLSLIRSHCPQTYAIGPLHLQLKTRLPDKRMSSSNSLWEEDHSSIQWLDAQPIESVIYVSFGSLATLTKVEILEFWHGLVNSGINFLWVMRSNLLREEEFSHQFVKELTDGCKGRACIVTWAPQEKVLSHPAIGGFLTHSGWNSTMESIVERKPMICWAVYVDQRVTSRFVGEVWKIGLDMKDICDRYIIEKVVKDLMVTNKDKFKKSVDKLSMLAKISVGEGGSSFNAFEYLVDNIKKLGRKDKDINPNCIG; encoded by the exons ATGGAGCATCACAACAACACAGTAGAAGCAAAAATCTCTCCTCATGTGCTCCTCTTCCCACTTCCAATACAAAGCCCTATCAACTCCATGCTTCAACTTGCGGAGCTCTTTTGCCTCGCCGGTTTACAAGTCACTTTCCTCAAcacaaatcacaatcaacaGCTTCTCTACCGTCACACCAATGTCGAATCAAGATTCAGGCAATATCCCAAATTTCAATTCCGGACAATTTCTGATGGCCTTCCAAAGGATCATCCCCGGTCGTCTCTTCTATTTGGAGAGCTTATTAGTTCCTTGCAAGCTGTGGCAGAGCCTTTCCTTAGAGAAATGTTACTCGGAGTTACAGAGCCTGCTGTCACGTGTGTTATACCAGATGGCTTATTTTATTATGCAGTCGATATTTGTAATGAGGTCGGAGTTTCAGTTATCTCCTTTGATACTATTAGTCCCTCTTGCCTCTGGGTTTACCTCTGTTTCCCCAAACTCATTCAAGCTGGAGATATTCCCTTCAAAG GAAATGAGTTGGACATGTTGATAGAAAATGTACCTGGCATGGAAGGTCTTCTAAGGCGTCGCGATTTTCCATTCTATCGCCTCACCAATTGTGCAACGGACCTGTATTGCCAACTTGCTCTGAAGGAAATTCAAAGTATACCTCGATCCCATGGACTCATATTAAACACATTTGAAGATTTAGACGGTCCGTTACTCTCTCTCATTCGCTCTCATTGTCCACAAACGTATGCTATTGGGCCACTACACTTGCAACTCAAAACTAGGCTTCCTGATAAAAGAATGTCCTCTTCAAATAGTTTGTGGGAAGAAGATCACAGTTCAATTCAATGGCTCGATGCACAGCCCATAGAATCAGTAATCTATGTAAGTTTTGGAAGTCTTGCAACTTTGACAAAGGTGGAAATCTTGGAGTTTTGGCATGGGTTAGTAAATAGTGGAATCAATTTTTTGTGGGTCATGAGGTCCAACTTATTAAGGGAAGAGGAGTTTAGCCACCAATTTGTGAAGGAGCTAACGGACGGATGCAAAGGAAGAGCTTGCATAGTGACTTGGGCTCCACAAGAGAAAGTACTATCCCATCCTGCTATTGGTGGTTTTTTAACTCACAGTGGATGGAACTCGACTATGGAAAGTATTGTCGAAAGAAAGCCAATGATCTGTTGGGCTGTTTATGTGGACCAGCGAGTCACAAGTAGATTTGTGGGTGAGGTGTGGAAAATTGGGTTGGACATGAAAGACATATGTGACAGATACATTATTGAGAAGGTGGTGAAAGATTTGATGGTAACAAATAAGGATAAGTTCAAGAAATCGGTTGACAAGTTATCTATGTTGGCAAAAATTAGTGTTGGAGAAGGAGGTTCATCAttcaatgcttttgaatatCTCGTTGATAACATTAAAAAGTTAGGAAGAAAAGACAAAGATATCAATCCTAACTGCATAGGATAA
- the LOC129874090 gene encoding uncharacterized protein LOC129874090 → MGFVGVPICVQCGNPSNPCRCKVVGPTLGFLAFAAAAIVEWPVGALVYVFRHSKGRRIMGHPATVIYPSVTNSIPI, encoded by the exons atggGTTTCGTTGGGGTTCCGATCTGTGTGCAGTGTGGCAATCCTAGCAACCCATGTAG GTGCAAGGTGGTGGGGCCTACACTTGGTTTCTTGGCATTTGCTGCGGCAGCAATTGTAGAATGGCCGGTTGGTGCACTCGTTTATGTGTTCCGTCACTCCAAGGGACGCCGGATCATGGGTCATCCAGCCACCGTGATTTATCCTTCAGTTACCAACTCTATTCCTATTtaa
- the LOC129872732 gene encoding extensin-like produces the protein MVTKFCLLLPLIILTILTFNSSANAQVSEVTSSNQALLYASPPPPNGCPYSCLPPPTPTDCPPPSGPVNYPPPMGYYLPPGGDILPPPVYVYGPPPPNPILPYLPFYYKNPPPSDYSSAASHNVTSKRMKSKLFLLLTLLLVWCQ, from the coding sequence ATGGTCACAAAATTCTGCCTTCTTCTTCCACTAATCATCCTAACAATATTAACTTTCAACTCTTCTGCAAATGCTCAAGTGTCTGAGGTAACAAGTTCTAATCAAGCTCTTCTCTATGcttcaccaccaccaccaaatGGATGTCCCTATTCATGCCTTCCTCCACCCACCCCTACCGACTGCCCACCACCTTCAGGGCCAGTCAACTACCCTCCGCCAATGGGCTATTATTTACCACCTGGTGGTGACATTTTACCTCCACCAGTGTATGTGTATGGCCCTCCACCTCCTAATCCAATTTTACCTTACCTCCCATTTTACTACAAGAATCCACCACCGTCTGATTACTCTTCGGCTGCAAGTCATAATGTGACGAGCAAGCGGATGAAGAGCAAGTTGTTCCTACTACTTACACTACTACTTGTCTGGTGTCAGTAA
- the LOC129874360 gene encoding protease Do-like 7 isoform X1 has translation MGDSLERLGSEEALGPESSKMKEELCMDIDPPFKVSVATAEDWRKALDKVVPAVVVLRTNACRAFDTEAAGASYATGFVVDKRRGIILTNRHVVKPGPVVAEAMFVNREEIPIYPIYRDPVHDFGFFRYDPAAIQFLSYEEIPLAPEDACVGLEIRVVGNDSGEKVSILAGTLARLDRDAPHYKKDGYNDFNTFYMQAASGTKGGSSGSPVINWQGRAVALNAGSKSSSASAFFLPLERVVRALEFLQEGVDLTTNKWEAVTIPRGTLQVTFLHKGYDETRRLGLLSSTEQLVRNSSPASETGMLVVDSVVPGGPAHNHLEPGDVLVRMNGEVITQFLKMETLLDDSVGQKVELQIERGGTPLTVELLVQDLHSITPDRFLEVSGAVIHPLSYQQARNFRFQCGLVYVAETGYMLFRAGVPRHAIIKKFAGKDIVTVEELIAALSKLSRSARVPLEYISYNDRHRKKSVLVTIDRHEWYAPPQIYKRDDSSGLWTVKLALPPESPLLFSGIHPGKQDLSNHSVSSCATEVSAMGLRPQQVSQESMDGVTNTETSCDNVTEGLNIQDDSDAGTKKRRVEENLSADGDVIIGRSLNGHREERFDDSGAVEDAAVRNYQGAAPVSNNASVAERAIEPALVMFEVHVPSLCMLDGVHSQHFFGTGVIVYHSHNMGLVAVDKNTVAVSVSDIMLSFAAFPIEIHGEVVFLHPVHNFALVAYDPSALGAAAAASVRAAELLPDPALRRGNSVYLVGLSRSLQATSRKSVVTNPSAAVNIGSADCPRYRATNMEVIELDTDFGSTFSGVLTDERGRVQALWGSFSTQLKYGCSSSEDHQFVRGIPIYTISQVLGKIISGADGPPRLINGLQRPMPRLRILEIELYPTLLSKARSFGLNDTWIQALVKKDPMRRQVLRVKGCFAGSKAENLLEQGDMVLAINKEPVTCFRDVEDACQSLDRSNDSDGRLNLTIFRQGHEIELLVGTDVRDGNGTSRAISWCGCIVQDPHPAVRALGFLPDEGHGVYVARWCHGSPVHRYGLYALQWIVEVNGKPTPSLDAFVDVTKTIEHGEFVRVRTVHLNGKPRVLTLKQDLHYWPTWELRFDLETAMWRRKTIKALDSGVL, from the exons ATGGGGGATTCGCTGGAGAGACTGGGATCCGAGGAAGCATTGGGACCAGAATCGAGTAAAATGAAGGAGGAATTGTGTATGGATATAGATCCTCCGTTCAAGGTGAGCGTCGCTACCGCCGAAGATTGGCGCAAGGCGCTTGACAAGGTGGTTCCTGCCGTCGTCGTTCTCCGGACCAATGCTTGCCGAGCATTTGACACTGAGGCTGCTGGTGCTAGTTATGCTACAGGCTTCGTCGTTGATAAGCGTCGCGGGATTATACTTACAAATCGACATGTTGTAAAACCTG GACCCGTGGTGGCTGAAGCTATGTTTGTGAACCGCGAAGAGATACCAATCTATCCCATATATAGAGACCCT GTTCATGACTTCGGATTCTTCCGTTATGATCCTGCTGCAATACAATTTTTGAGCTATGAAGAGATTCCTCTTGCTCCGGAGGATGCTTGTGTAGGACTAGAAATCAGGGTTGTTGGTAATGACAGTGGAGAGAAG GTGTCTATTTTAGCTGGAACCCTTGCTCGACTTGACAGAGATGCTCCTCATTATAAAAA GGATGGATACAATGACTTCAACACATTCTACATGCAA GCTGCTTCCGGAACGAAAGGTGGTTCAAGTGGCTCCCCTGTAATAAATTGGCAAGGGAGAGCTGTCGCTTTGAATGCTGGGAGCAAGTCATCAAGTGCTTCTGCATTTTTCTTGCCATTAGAACGA GTTGTCAGGGCACTGGAATTCTTACAGGAAGGAGTGGATCTTACCACAAATAAATGGGAGGCTGTAACTATCCCTCGTGGTACGCTTCAG GTTACTTTTCTCCACAAAGGATATGATGAAACTCGCCGGCTTGGCCTCCTCAGTTCCACAGAGCAG TTGGTGCGCAATTCCTCTCCAGCCAGTGAGACTGGAATGCTTGTCGTTGATTCTGTG GTGCCTGGTGGCCCAGCTCACAATCATTTAGAGCCTGGTGATGTGCTTGTTCGTATGAATGGGGAG GTGATTACTCAGTTCCTGAAGATGGAGACTTTACTTGATGACAGTGTTGGGCAGAAAGTTGAGCTCCAAATTGAAAGGGGTGGAACTCCTTTGACAGTGGAACTATTG GTTCAAGATTTGCATTCAATTACTCCTGACCGCTTCTTGGAAGTCAGTGGTGCAGTTATTCATCCCCTTTCTTATCAACAG GCTCGAAATTTCCGCTTTCAATGTGGTCTTGTCTACGTGGCAGAAACAGG ATATATGCTATTTAGAGCAGGAGTTCCCCGCCATGCCATCATTAAAAAATTTGCAGGAAAAGATATAGTGACGGTTGAAGAATTAATTGCTGCTTTATCTAAGTTGTCTAGGAGTGCTAGAGTACCATTGGAGTATATAAGCTACAATGATCGTCACCGGAAAAAG TCTGTACTGGTCACAATTGACCGCCATGAATGGTATGCACCTCCTCAGATATATAAACGCGATGACAGCTCTGGTTTATGGACTGTGAAACTTGCCTTGCCACCTGAGTCCCCACTTCTATTCTCTGGCATTCATCCAGGCAAACAAGATTTGTCAAATCATAGTGTTTCTTCTTGTGCTACTGAGGTTAGTGCAATGGGTCTTAGGCCTCAACAAGTCAGCCAAGAATCAATGGATGGAGTTACCAATACGGAGACTAGTTGTGACAATGTTACAGAGGGACTAAACATTCAGGATGATTCTGATGCTGGAACTAAGAAACGGAGGGTGGAAGAAAACTTATCTGCAGATGGTGATGTAATAATTGGCCGCTCTTTGAATGGACATAGAGAGGAAAGGTTTGATGACTCCGGGGCTGTGGAGGATGCAGCTGTGAGAAATTATCAAGGTGCTGCACCTGTGTCTAACAATGCCTCTGTTGCTGAGCGTGCAATAGAACCTGCTCTTGTGATGTTCGAG GTCCATGTACCATCATTATGCATGCTTGATGGAGTTCACTCACAGCATTTTTTTGGAACTGGTGTTATTGTATACCATTCCCACAACATGGGCCTGGTTGCAGTTGACAAAAACACTGTTGCAGTATCAGTTTCTGATATAATGCTATCTTTTGCTGCTTTTCCTATTGAGATTCATGGAGAG GTAGTTTTCCTCCACCCCGTCCATAATTTTGCTCTGGTTGCATATGATCCTTCTGCTCTAGgagctgctgctgctgcttctGTTCGTGCTGCTGAACTTCTTCCTG ATCCCGCTCTTCGTCGTGGAAATTCAGTGTATCTTGTGGGATTGAGCAGAAGTCTACAGGCAACTTCCAGGAAATCGGTTGTGACCAACCCATCTGCTGCTGTGAATATTGGTTCTGCTGATTGTCCACGTTACAGAGCGACAAACATGGAAGTGATTGAGCTTGACACGG ATTTTGGAAGTACGTTTTCTGGTGTGCTGACAGATGAGCGTGGCAGGGTTCAAGCTCTATGGGGAAGCTTTTCAACACAG CTCAAGTATGGTTGTAGTTCGTCAGAAGATCACCAATTTGTCCGGGGTATTCCAATTTATACCATAAGCCAAGTTCTTGGCAAGATTATTTCTGGTGCTGACGGACCTCCTCGTCTTATAAATGGTTTGCAAAGACCTATGCCACGATTAAGAATATTGGAAATTGAACTTTACCCAACTTTGCTTTCCAAAGCTCGAAGTTTTGGACTAAATGATACTTGGATCCAG GCCCTCGTAAAGAAGGATCCCATGAGACGCCAAGTATTGCGAGTTAAAGGTTGCTTTGCTGGATCCAAAGCTGAAAATTTATTGGAACAAGGGGATATGGTCTTAGCAATTAATAAAGAGCCAGTTACATGCTTTCGTGACGTCGAAGATGCATGCCAATCATTAGACAGGTCTAATGATAGCGATGGAAGACTGAACTTGACAATCTTTCGTCAG GGCCATGAAATTGAACTACTTGTGGGAACGGATGTGAGGGATGGAAATGGAACAAGTCGTGCAATAAGTTGGTGTGGCTGTATTGTCCAAGATCCTCATCCAGCAGTACGCGCACTTGGATTTCTTCCTGATGAAGGCCATGGAGTATATGTAGCAAG GTGGTGTCATGGAAGTCCCGTACATCGATATGGTCTTTATGCTCTTCAATGGATAGTTGAAGTCAACGGAAAACCAACTCCCTCTTTGGATGCTTTTGTTGACGTCACGAAG ACAATAGAGCATGGAGAGTTTGTCCGGGTACGAACAGTCCACCTGAATGGGAAACCTCGAGTACTTACATTGAAGCAGGATTTACACTACTGGCCAACATGGGAGCTGAGGTTTGATCTGGAAACTGCTATGTGGCGTCGCAAAACAATCAAAGCTTTGGACTCTGGTGTTTTGTGA
- the LOC129874360 gene encoding protease Do-like 7 isoform X2 has product MGDSLERLGSEEALGPESSKMKEELCMDIDPPFKVSVATAEDWRKALDKVVPAVVVLRTNACRAFDTEAAGASYATGFVVDKRRGIILTNRHVVKPGPVVAEAMFVNREEIPIYPIYRDPVHDFGFFRYDPAAIQFLSYEEIPLAPEDACVGLEIRVVGNDSGEKVSILAGTLARLDRDAPHYKKDGYNDFNTFYMQAASGTKGGSSGSPVINWQGRAVALNAGSKSSSASAFFLPLERVVRALEFLQEGVDLTTNKWEAVTIPRGTLQVTFLHKGYDETRRLGLLSSTEQLVRNSSPASETGMLVVDSVVPGGPAHNHLEPGDVLVRMNGEVITQFLKMETLLDDSVGQKVELQIERGGTPLTVELLVQDLHSITPDRFLEVSGAVIHPLSYQQARNFRFQCGLVYVAETGYMLFRAGVPRHAIIKKFAGKDIVTVEELIAALSKLSRSARVPLEYISYNDRHRKKSVLVTIDRHEWYAPPQIYKRDDSSGLWTVKLALPPESPLLFSGIHPGKQDLSNHSVSSCATEVSAMGLRPQQVSQESMDGVTNTETSCDNVTEGLNIQDDSDAGTKKRRVEENLSADGDVIIGRSLNGHREERFDDSGAVEDAAVRNYQGAAPVSNNASVAERAIEPALVMFEVHVPSLCMLDGVHSQHFFGTGVIVYHSHNMGLVAVDKNTVAVSVSDIMLSFAAFPIEIHGEVVFLHPVHNFALVAYDPSALGAAAAASVRAAELLPDPALRRGNSVYLVGLSRSLQATSRKSVVTNPSAAVNIGSADCPRYRATNMEVIELDTDFGSTFSGVLTDERGRVQALWGSFSTQLKYGCSSSEDHQFVRGIPIYTISQVLGKIISGADGPPRLINGLQRPMPRLRILEIELYPTLLSKARSFGLNDTWIQALVKKDPMRRQVLRVKGCFAGSKAENLLEQGDMVLAINKEPVTCFRDVEDACQSLDRSNDSDGRLNLTIFRQLFDEFSGP; this is encoded by the exons ATGGGGGATTCGCTGGAGAGACTGGGATCCGAGGAAGCATTGGGACCAGAATCGAGTAAAATGAAGGAGGAATTGTGTATGGATATAGATCCTCCGTTCAAGGTGAGCGTCGCTACCGCCGAAGATTGGCGCAAGGCGCTTGACAAGGTGGTTCCTGCCGTCGTCGTTCTCCGGACCAATGCTTGCCGAGCATTTGACACTGAGGCTGCTGGTGCTAGTTATGCTACAGGCTTCGTCGTTGATAAGCGTCGCGGGATTATACTTACAAATCGACATGTTGTAAAACCTG GACCCGTGGTGGCTGAAGCTATGTTTGTGAACCGCGAAGAGATACCAATCTATCCCATATATAGAGACCCT GTTCATGACTTCGGATTCTTCCGTTATGATCCTGCTGCAATACAATTTTTGAGCTATGAAGAGATTCCTCTTGCTCCGGAGGATGCTTGTGTAGGACTAGAAATCAGGGTTGTTGGTAATGACAGTGGAGAGAAG GTGTCTATTTTAGCTGGAACCCTTGCTCGACTTGACAGAGATGCTCCTCATTATAAAAA GGATGGATACAATGACTTCAACACATTCTACATGCAA GCTGCTTCCGGAACGAAAGGTGGTTCAAGTGGCTCCCCTGTAATAAATTGGCAAGGGAGAGCTGTCGCTTTGAATGCTGGGAGCAAGTCATCAAGTGCTTCTGCATTTTTCTTGCCATTAGAACGA GTTGTCAGGGCACTGGAATTCTTACAGGAAGGAGTGGATCTTACCACAAATAAATGGGAGGCTGTAACTATCCCTCGTGGTACGCTTCAG GTTACTTTTCTCCACAAAGGATATGATGAAACTCGCCGGCTTGGCCTCCTCAGTTCCACAGAGCAG TTGGTGCGCAATTCCTCTCCAGCCAGTGAGACTGGAATGCTTGTCGTTGATTCTGTG GTGCCTGGTGGCCCAGCTCACAATCATTTAGAGCCTGGTGATGTGCTTGTTCGTATGAATGGGGAG GTGATTACTCAGTTCCTGAAGATGGAGACTTTACTTGATGACAGTGTTGGGCAGAAAGTTGAGCTCCAAATTGAAAGGGGTGGAACTCCTTTGACAGTGGAACTATTG GTTCAAGATTTGCATTCAATTACTCCTGACCGCTTCTTGGAAGTCAGTGGTGCAGTTATTCATCCCCTTTCTTATCAACAG GCTCGAAATTTCCGCTTTCAATGTGGTCTTGTCTACGTGGCAGAAACAGG ATATATGCTATTTAGAGCAGGAGTTCCCCGCCATGCCATCATTAAAAAATTTGCAGGAAAAGATATAGTGACGGTTGAAGAATTAATTGCTGCTTTATCTAAGTTGTCTAGGAGTGCTAGAGTACCATTGGAGTATATAAGCTACAATGATCGTCACCGGAAAAAG TCTGTACTGGTCACAATTGACCGCCATGAATGGTATGCACCTCCTCAGATATATAAACGCGATGACAGCTCTGGTTTATGGACTGTGAAACTTGCCTTGCCACCTGAGTCCCCACTTCTATTCTCTGGCATTCATCCAGGCAAACAAGATTTGTCAAATCATAGTGTTTCTTCTTGTGCTACTGAGGTTAGTGCAATGGGTCTTAGGCCTCAACAAGTCAGCCAAGAATCAATGGATGGAGTTACCAATACGGAGACTAGTTGTGACAATGTTACAGAGGGACTAAACATTCAGGATGATTCTGATGCTGGAACTAAGAAACGGAGGGTGGAAGAAAACTTATCTGCAGATGGTGATGTAATAATTGGCCGCTCTTTGAATGGACATAGAGAGGAAAGGTTTGATGACTCCGGGGCTGTGGAGGATGCAGCTGTGAGAAATTATCAAGGTGCTGCACCTGTGTCTAACAATGCCTCTGTTGCTGAGCGTGCAATAGAACCTGCTCTTGTGATGTTCGAG GTCCATGTACCATCATTATGCATGCTTGATGGAGTTCACTCACAGCATTTTTTTGGAACTGGTGTTATTGTATACCATTCCCACAACATGGGCCTGGTTGCAGTTGACAAAAACACTGTTGCAGTATCAGTTTCTGATATAATGCTATCTTTTGCTGCTTTTCCTATTGAGATTCATGGAGAG GTAGTTTTCCTCCACCCCGTCCATAATTTTGCTCTGGTTGCATATGATCCTTCTGCTCTAGgagctgctgctgctgcttctGTTCGTGCTGCTGAACTTCTTCCTG ATCCCGCTCTTCGTCGTGGAAATTCAGTGTATCTTGTGGGATTGAGCAGAAGTCTACAGGCAACTTCCAGGAAATCGGTTGTGACCAACCCATCTGCTGCTGTGAATATTGGTTCTGCTGATTGTCCACGTTACAGAGCGACAAACATGGAAGTGATTGAGCTTGACACGG ATTTTGGAAGTACGTTTTCTGGTGTGCTGACAGATGAGCGTGGCAGGGTTCAAGCTCTATGGGGAAGCTTTTCAACACAG CTCAAGTATGGTTGTAGTTCGTCAGAAGATCACCAATTTGTCCGGGGTATTCCAATTTATACCATAAGCCAAGTTCTTGGCAAGATTATTTCTGGTGCTGACGGACCTCCTCGTCTTATAAATGGTTTGCAAAGACCTATGCCACGATTAAGAATATTGGAAATTGAACTTTACCCAACTTTGCTTTCCAAAGCTCGAAGTTTTGGACTAAATGATACTTGGATCCAG GCCCTCGTAAAGAAGGATCCCATGAGACGCCAAGTATTGCGAGTTAAAGGTTGCTTTGCTGGATCCAAAGCTGAAAATTTATTGGAACAAGGGGATATGGTCTTAGCAATTAATAAAGAGCCAGTTACATGCTTTCGTGACGTCGAAGATGCATGCCAATCATTAGACAGGTCTAATGATAGCGATGGAAGACTGAACTTGACAATCTTTCGTCAG TTATTTGATGAATTCTCAGGGCCATGA